A genome region from Clostridium pasteurianum includes the following:
- a CDS encoding site-specific integrase, whose amino-acid sequence MKGVKMMWQLIEDFKMSLIEDGKSAKTIESYVGDIKAFKEFLKAKGVDFNGTLQRFYVVSYKNFLVESNYEVATINKKINSIHALNRYLVTTGDMKEIVVENSKDRVKIAYSLEKQVDVYNDKDIL is encoded by the coding sequence TTGAAAGGAGTAAAGATGATGTGGCAATTAATTGAAGATTTCAAGATGAGCCTAATTGAGGATGGTAAGAGTGCTAAAACAATAGAAAGCTATGTTGGTGACATTAAGGCTTTTAAAGAGTTCTTAAAAGCTAAAGGAGTTGATTTCAATGGTACTTTACAACGATTCTATGTAGTAAGTTACAAAAACTTTTTAGTAGAAAGTAACTATGAGGTAGCAACAATCAATAAAAAGATTAATAGTATTCATGCATTAAATAGGTACTTAGTAACTACTGGTGATATGAAAGAAATAGTTGTAGAAAATTCTAAGGATAGGGTGAAAATAGCCTATAGTTTAGAGAAACAGGTGGATGTATACAATGATAAGGATATTTTATAG
- a CDS encoding TetR/AcrR family transcriptional regulator: MRDKILHKSMLYFARNGFLETKISDLSKYIGIGQGTLYLYF; the protein is encoded by the coding sequence ATGAGAGATAAGATTTTACATAAATCTATGTTGTACTTTGCTAGAAACGGATTTTTGGAAACTAAAATAAGTGATTTATCAAAATATATAGGTATTGGACAGGGAACGCTCTATTTGTATTTTTAA
- a CDS encoding TetR/AcrR family transcriptional regulator: protein MTLSENEKERSHKIRISKEPDERRQEIIETALKLFSQKGYENTAIQDIANEMKVSPGLCYRYFKSKTEIFAAASKYYAMKAVEEMKIPIPKNMSADEKLNIVMNRIFNFSSNNYEFEARFNEVSSIRAIILDDVAAEFIAIMVPIIEQGIKENIFHCSNAARTARFLISGLTHTFHEEMPEENIKEYMKEFINFIHEVQPRVLGMKI, encoded by the coding sequence ATGACATTATCAGAAAATGAGAAGGAACGTTCTCACAAAATACGTATATCAAAAGAACCGGATGAACGTCGTCAAGAGATTATAGAAACAGCTTTAAAGCTTTTTTCTCAAAAAGGTTATGAAAATACTGCTATTCAAGACATAGCTAATGAAATGAAGGTATCGCCAGGTTTATGTTACAGATATTTTAAATCTAAAACAGAAATTTTTGCAGCGGCTTCAAAATATTATGCAATGAAAGCAGTAGAGGAAATGAAAATCCCAATACCTAAAAACATGTCTGCTGATGAAAAACTAAACATTGTAATGAATCGCATATTTAATTTTTCAAGTAATAATTATGAATTTGAAGCTAGATTTAACGAGGTGTCAAGCATTAGAGCAATAATACTTGATGATGTAGCAGCCGAATTTATAGCTATTATGGTACCAATAATAGAGCAGGGTATTAAAGAAAATATTTTTCATTGCAGTAATGCAGCTAGAACAGCTAGATTTTTAATTTCTGGATTAACTCATACTTTTCATGAGGAAATGCCAGAAGAAAATATTAAAGAATATATGAAGGAGTTTATTAATTTTATACATGAGGTACAGCCGCGTGTCTTAGGTATGAAGATATAA
- a CDS encoding SDR family NAD(P)-dependent oxidoreductase — MCKKIAIIIGATGGIGRKFTALLAKENLDEIWIIARNKEKLELLKSQYGEKIVSISKDLTDTKSLYDIGKLLDDTKPVVQYLVNNASLAKMGSYKDFTLEEIENTINLNCKAPTILSNLCIPYMKKGSCILNISSAAAFQPDQYINLYAASKAFERSYSRALNVEVQSLGIAVIAVCPGWVNTDMITKTINGHKVKFPGMVTAKRVAEKAISDAKRGKDMSVCSLYVKCQHLNVKLMPQKLTMKIWMEGLKKYI; from the coding sequence ATGTGTAAAAAGATAGCTATTATTATTGGTGCAACAGGTGGCATTGGAAGGAAATTTACAGCTTTACTTGCAAAAGAAAATTTAGATGAAATATGGATTATAGCAAGAAATAAAGAAAAACTGGAATTATTAAAATCCCAATATGGAGAAAAAATTGTATCAATTTCGAAGGACTTAACTGATACAAAATCCCTATATGACATAGGCAAATTGCTTGATGATACAAAGCCGGTAGTGCAATATTTAGTAAACAATGCCAGTTTGGCAAAAATGGGATCGTATAAGGATTTTACATTAGAAGAAATTGAAAACACAATAAATTTAAACTGTAAAGCTCCTACTATACTGTCAAACTTATGTATTCCATATATGAAAAAAGGAAGTTGCATATTGAATATTTCTTCAGCAGCTGCGTTTCAGCCAGATCAATACATCAATCTCTATGCAGCATCTAAGGCTTTTGAAAGAAGTTATTCCAGAGCTTTAAATGTAGAGGTTCAGTCCCTTGGTATAGCGGTGATAGCAGTATGCCCAGGTTGGGTGAATACAGATATGATTACAAAGACGATTAATGGACACAAAGTTAAGTTTCCAGGCATGGTTACAGCAAAGAGGGTAGCAGAAAAGGCAATCAGCGATGCTAAGAGGGGGAAGGATATGTCAGTCTGTTCTTTATATGTAAAATGTCAGCATTTAAATGTAAAGCTGATGCCACAAAAGCTTACTATGAAAATATGGATGGAGGGACTAAAAAAGTATATATGA
- a CDS encoding methyl-accepting chemotaxis protein, whose translation MKRNNSLQIKAIILISIIFAAVMSLVTIISYANSKKLILSSLENSGKQTIAVHSQNLSSWIKSRLSQVEVMANTETVNSMDTNKIVPYFKHEKNNYNGVFNSIGISDASGKLTLQDNTTINISSENTFPEVMQRKEIISNPFQAKENPSEWIISMECPVKDINTNKVKGLVSGACLVSTVFKENTNFHLGKTDNVYILNKDGTVLFHKNNSLINKSNFLKNSNKDYVTLLKQGISKENSYGEFKDTSGTKKLFSSHIDGTNWYMFLEVPTKEYVSSVNSLLYFSTFITAFAIIILIIVLVIILKYFFNKLLQVSLAAEKVAKGDLTNYLPESKDELGSLNATFNKMTKELKEIILKLKGVSNVVNKSSKNCTDISLTIAQGGENIQESIKNLSLGTRVTAKEISNITTYVSDMENQSKELVSISTNIDNMIKDTKDSTKIGSKNLKETIDILNDMKKSILVSSDVITKLSERSKNIANITTTISDISGQTNLLALNASIEAARAGESGKGFSVVADEVKKLAEQSSNSSEEISTEICEVQAQISEAFKTMKESINFMEQGTSSMASISTIFHKISEQVEKVKNVSSNVSEIAQTLLNQNENIYQAISNTSAASEEMAANTESAEESVNNQEKVFLKLKTASKELENISISLNEEFSKFKC comes from the coding sequence ATGAAAAGAAATAATTCTTTGCAAATCAAGGCAATTATATTAATTTCAATTATTTTTGCTGCAGTAATGAGTCTTGTAACAATAATTAGTTATGCAAATTCTAAAAAATTAATTCTATCATCGCTTGAAAACTCAGGAAAACAAACAATTGCTGTTCATTCGCAAAATTTATCTTCATGGATAAAATCTAGATTATCACAAGTAGAAGTAATGGCAAATACAGAAACAGTAAACAGCATGGATACAAATAAAATAGTACCTTATTTTAAACATGAAAAAAATAATTATAATGGAGTTTTTAACAGTATAGGAATAAGCGATGCATCTGGAAAATTAACACTTCAAGATAATACGACAATAAATATAAGTTCTGAAAATACTTTTCCAGAAGTCATGCAAAGAAAAGAAATTATATCAAATCCATTTCAAGCAAAAGAAAATCCATCAGAGTGGATTATATCAATGGAATGTCCTGTAAAAGACATTAATACAAATAAAGTAAAAGGACTCGTAAGTGGCGCATGTCTTGTTTCAACAGTCTTTAAAGAAAATACAAATTTTCATTTAGGAAAAACTGATAATGTTTATATTTTAAATAAAGATGGTACTGTGCTTTTTCATAAAAATAATTCATTAATAAACAAAAGTAATTTTTTAAAAAATTCAAATAAAGATTATGTAACTTTACTTAAACAGGGCATATCCAAAGAAAATTCATATGGCGAATTTAAAGATACTTCTGGAACAAAAAAGCTTTTCTCTTCACATATTGACGGAACCAACTGGTATATGTTTCTCGAGGTACCCACTAAAGAATATGTTAGCAGCGTAAATTCACTTTTATATTTTTCTACTTTCATTACAGCTTTTGCAATAATAATACTGATAATAGTATTAGTTATAATACTTAAATATTTCTTTAATAAATTATTACAAGTATCTTTAGCAGCAGAAAAAGTTGCTAAAGGTGATTTGACTAATTATTTACCAGAATCCAAAGATGAACTTGGAAGCCTTAATGCCACCTTTAATAAAATGACAAAGGAACTAAAAGAAATCATTCTGAAGTTAAAAGGTGTATCAAATGTAGTTAATAAATCTTCTAAAAATTGTACAGACATAAGCTTAACAATAGCTCAAGGTGGTGAAAATATTCAAGAGAGTATTAAAAACTTATCTTTAGGAACTCGAGTAACAGCCAAAGAAATATCAAACATAACCACATATGTAAGTGACATGGAGAATCAATCAAAAGAATTGGTTAGCATAAGTACAAATATAGATAATATGATAAAAGATACTAAAGATAGCACTAAAATTGGTTCAAAAAATTTAAAAGAAACAATTGATATACTTAATGACATGAAAAAAAGTATACTGGTTTCTAGTGACGTCATAACTAAGCTTTCAGAAAGGTCTAAAAATATCGCAAACATAACAACTACTATATCTGATATATCTGGACAAACTAATTTATTAGCATTAAATGCAAGTATTGAGGCGGCTAGAGCTGGAGAAAGCGGAAAAGGATTTTCTGTAGTTGCAGATGAAGTTAAAAAATTAGCAGAACAGTCTTCAAATTCAAGTGAAGAAATTTCCACAGAAATATGTGAGGTACAAGCTCAAATATCTGAAGCATTTAAGACTATGAAAGAAAGTATAAATTTTATGGAACAAGGAACATCCTCTATGGCTTCAATTTCTACAATATTCCACAAAATATCAGAACAAGTTGAAAAAGTAAAGAACGTTAGTTCAAATGTTTCTGAAATAGCACAAACACTTTTAAATCAAAATGAAAATATCTATCAAGCTATTTCAAATACGTCAGCGGCAAGTGAAGAGATGGCAGCAAATACAGAATCAGCAGAGGAATCTGTTAACAATCAGGAAAAGGTATTTTTAAAACTTAAAACTGCATCAAAGGAACTTGAAAATATCTCAATAAGCCTTAATGAAGAATTTTCGAAATTTAAATGTTAA
- a CDS encoding TetR/AcrR family transcriptional regulator produces MKDRRFVKTEAAIREAFLSLLKEKRLNQITVSEISRIAYLGRGTFYLHYKDVYDLYSHIENELYTGLGELFEKSNPYTNEKNLMDLIDNIMDYISLHHDIFKLFIQLDFNGNVLSRLKKYFYDKVLHECIILSRPININGTDYDKVEANFIVSGVIGVLEDWLTDGMVMPRENVSVILQRILEKF; encoded by the coding sequence ATGAAAGATAGAAGATTTGTAAAAACTGAAGCCGCAATTCGCGAAGCATTTTTATCACTTTTGAAAGAAAAAAGACTCAATCAAATTACAGTATCTGAAATTTCAAGAATAGCTTACTTAGGAAGAGGCACCTTTTATCTGCATTACAAGGATGTTTATGATCTATACAGTCATATTGAAAATGAATTGTATACTGGACTTGGTGAATTATTTGAAAAATCCAATCCATATACTAATGAAAAAAATCTTATGGATCTAATAGATAATATTATGGATTATATATCACTTCATCATGATATATTTAAACTTTTCATTCAACTCGACTTCAACGGAAATGTTTTATCTAGGCTCAAAAAATATTTCTATGACAAAGTTTTACATGAATGTATAATACTCTCTAGGCCTATAAATATTAACGGTACTGATTATGACAAAGTAGAAGCTAATTTTATTGTTTCAGGGGTTATAGGTGTTTTAGAAGATTGGTTAACTGACGGCATGGTAATGCCAAGAGAAAATGTTTCTGTTATACTTCAAAGAATATTGGAGAAATTTTAA
- a CDS encoding alpha/beta hydrolase — translation MCKKNVIKRLLIGPIAILILLICGFYVYTLNYYKAQNTAKETVAQSNHYAVKDGSMIIFYPKFRDKDKTAIIFYPGAKVEYIAYAPILKKLADRGITTVLLKMPFNLAIFDTNAADKVYKKLPNIKNWYISGHSLGGAMASKYSAENESRLKGIILLGAYRIKKTTLRTLIVYGSNDKILNKTKLDKTSKILEINGGNHADFGNYGDQKGDGKATITRESQQNQTVEAILNFIDEQKK, via the coding sequence ATGTGTAAAAAAAATGTGATTAAAAGATTGCTTATAGGTCCTATAGCTATACTAATTTTATTAATATGCGGGTTTTATGTATATACATTGAATTATTACAAAGCACAAAATACAGCAAAAGAAACTGTGGCTCAAAGTAATCATTATGCAGTGAAAGATGGTAGCATGATCATATTTTATCCAAAGTTTCGAGACAAAGATAAAACAGCAATTATATTTTACCCGGGAGCAAAGGTTGAATATATTGCATATGCGCCCATTTTAAAGAAGCTTGCAGATAGAGGAATTACTACAGTACTTTTAAAAATGCCTTTTAATTTAGCAATTTTTGATACAAATGCGGCAGATAAAGTATATAAAAAGCTGCCTAATATAAAGAATTGGTACATTTCTGGACATTCACTAGGTGGGGCTATGGCAAGTAAATATTCAGCTGAGAATGAAAGTAGGCTTAAAGGAATTATTTTATTAGGAGCATACAGGATTAAGAAAACAACGCTTAGAACTTTAATTGTTTATGGCAGCAATGATAAGATTCTTAACAAAACTAAATTGGATAAAACTTCGAAGATATTAGAGATAAATGGCGGTAATCATGCTGATTTTGGAAATTATGGTGATCAAAAAGGTGATGGAAAAGCGACTATAACTAGAGAAAGTCAACAAAATCAAACAGTTGAGGCAATTTTGAATTTTATTGATGAACAAAAAAAGTAA
- a CDS encoding N-acetylmannosamine-6-phosphate 2-epimerase, translated as MNIVNYLKNKLIVSCQALPDEPLHSSLIMGKMALAAKQGGASGIRANTKEDILEIKRNVDLPIIGIVKRDYADSEIYITPTMDEIEELVEAKVDIIALDATSSLRPNNISLDEFFLEIKRRYPKQLLMADCSTYEEAIHADELGFDFIGTTLVGYTKQSRGIKIEENDFELIRKILGKVNKPVIAEGNIDTPKKARRVLELGCCSVVVGSIITRPQIITKKFVDKINDIGV; from the coding sequence TTGAATATAGTTAATTATTTAAAAAACAAACTAATAGTATCTTGTCAAGCTTTGCCAGATGAGCCATTACACTCTTCCTTAATAATGGGGAAAATGGCATTAGCAGCAAAACAAGGTGGTGCCTCAGGAATTAGGGCTAATACGAAGGAAGATATATTAGAAATTAAACGTAATGTAGATTTACCTATTATAGGTATAGTAAAAAGAGATTATGCTGATAGTGAAATATATATTACTCCAACTATGGATGAAATTGAAGAACTAGTAGAAGCTAAGGTTGATATTATAGCTCTTGATGCTACAAGTTCTTTAAGACCCAATAACATATCTTTAGATGAATTTTTTTTAGAAATTAAGAGAAGATATCCAAAACAATTATTAATGGCTGATTGTTCAACTTATGAAGAAGCAATACATGCTGATGAATTAGGTTTTGATTTTATTGGAACTACATTAGTAGGATACACTAAACAGAGTAGAGGAATAAAAATAGAAGAAAATGATTTTGAATTAATAAGAAAAATATTAGGAAAAGTTAATAAACCAGTAATAGCAGAGGGGAACATAGATACACCTAAGAAAGCACGCCGCGTTTTAGAATTAGGCTGCTGCAGTGTTGTAGTAGGTTCGATTATTACAAGACCACAAATCATCACCAAGAAGTTTGTAGATAAAATAAATGATATAGGAGTGTAA
- a CDS encoding MMPL family transporter encodes MQKLLKHRWKFFVLWIVIIAGSIIIQPNLKQILNQKGEATIPDNEASKIASKMLNSMGENSKGDSLLLVFNDKNKISNNDMKDIKNGIDKLNRNKSKLKITSILDSFDTPEAKDQLLSKDKTTLLAQVYFERGTRDSDTVMSDFKSTLKSVKVKHYITGSFPINNDYLNDVGEGVDKSGQITIIFILVVLIFMFRSLITPLISLLAVGISYGCSMAIIGILIHQFNFPITGFTEMFVILILFGIGTDYHILLFNRFKEELSHGLSVEGAVVTSYRTAGRTILYSGITVLIAFASLTFVKFPVYKSANAVAIAIGILLIEIMTLTPIIMRTLGKKLFWPSKNRSGHKKSVFWGKIAIASVKHPIVSLIIVSALIAPVIIFNTTKLSFNSVKDLNPKDPSIQGFNLVVNKFGAGKVMQTDIVLKNDKPMDNNEDLAVIDNLTQKLKGVKGIKEVYGPTQPKGAMIDDLYTNNQTKTVINGLDDANSGVKEIKNGILTMNNSLPNEDFSAVAELSNGTGQLQSGINTVTGVLQKINNGIESGANGADDLVSGIGQLRSGVKSINDAANNISQSIDDINKGYDALGAGYKAIPASIGQLKQMVLAMQINISNINAKLPNDPDVGQMKTMLNNLSGALDEVTTSVNGANDNYDLLTSNLSKVNAGLKLIVDNTSDQSKLVEGINELENGEKALSSGLRQGSAGQTQVIQSMSQLNDGAEKIKNGQQALNNGISGLGNGIGELKNALGKSSDGLTTISDGINKSNDFLTQLTTTKSFYIPKEVFKTKDITKMLDMYMSKDRKMIRLTLTLASEPDSERSVSLINNINSFVKSQLKGTKIQNVDIGIAGDTAETNDLKNIATHDINFTQIIVLAAIFLLLVLVIRSFWIPIYIIASLMIAYFTSLASTMFISKILFSSAKDGLAWNVPFFAFIMIVSLGVDYSIFLMMRFKEYPELSKKEAIILSAKNIGGVVMSAAIILAGTFATLYPSNIIVLMELSICVVIGLFILSFILLPSVIPALISISKNKQKIEEEDINCAV; translated from the coding sequence ATGCAGAAACTTTTAAAACATCGATGGAAATTTTTTGTTTTATGGATTGTAATTATTGCAGGATCCATAATAATTCAACCCAATTTAAAGCAAATACTTAATCAAAAAGGAGAGGCCACAATACCAGATAATGAGGCATCAAAAATAGCATCAAAAATGTTAAATAGTATGGGTGAGAATTCTAAGGGAGATTCCCTTTTATTAGTGTTTAATGACAAAAATAAAATTTCAAATAATGATATGAAAGATATTAAAAATGGAATTGATAAGCTTAACAGAAATAAATCAAAATTAAAAATAACTAGTATTTTAGACTCATTTGATACCCCAGAAGCAAAAGATCAATTACTATCTAAAGATAAGACTACGTTATTAGCACAAGTTTATTTTGAAAGAGGAACTAGGGATAGTGATACTGTAATGAGTGATTTTAAAAGTACACTTAAGAGTGTTAAAGTAAAACACTACATAACTGGATCATTTCCAATAAACAATGATTACTTAAATGATGTGGGGGAAGGTGTTGATAAAAGCGGTCAAATTACGATTATATTCATATTAGTTGTTTTGATTTTTATGTTTCGTTCTTTGATTACACCACTCATAAGTCTTTTAGCCGTGGGCATTTCATATGGTTGTTCTATGGCAATTATAGGCATACTTATACATCAATTTAATTTTCCAATTACAGGTTTTACAGAGATGTTTGTAATTTTAATATTATTTGGAATAGGGACTGACTATCACATTCTTTTATTTAATAGATTTAAAGAAGAGCTTTCGCATGGGTTAAGTGTAGAAGGAGCAGTGGTAACAAGTTATAGAACTGCGGGTAGGACAATACTATATAGTGGAATAACTGTTTTAATAGCTTTTGCAAGTTTAACCTTTGTTAAGTTTCCGGTATATAAGTCGGCAAATGCAGTTGCTATAGCTATAGGGATACTTTTGATAGAAATTATGACTCTTACACCAATTATAATGAGAACACTTGGGAAAAAACTATTTTGGCCTTCAAAAAATAGGAGTGGACACAAAAAAAGTGTTTTCTGGGGTAAAATTGCGATAGCATCTGTTAAACATCCAATAGTTTCATTAATAATTGTATCAGCTTTAATTGCTCCAGTTATTATATTTAATACAACAAAATTATCTTTCAATAGTGTTAAAGATTTAAATCCTAAAGACCCTTCTATACAAGGTTTTAATCTCGTAGTGAATAAGTTTGGCGCAGGTAAAGTTATGCAGACAGATATTGTTTTGAAAAATGATAAGCCTATGGACAATAATGAGGATCTTGCTGTCATAGATAATTTAACACAAAAACTAAAAGGAGTAAAAGGCATAAAAGAAGTTTATGGGCCTACTCAACCTAAAGGAGCTATGATAGATGATTTGTATACAAATAACCAAACAAAAACTGTTATTAATGGTTTGGATGATGCAAATAGTGGTGTAAAGGAAATTAAAAATGGTATACTTACCATGAATAATAGCTTGCCAAATGAGGATTTTTCAGCAGTTGCAGAATTATCAAATGGAACAGGTCAGCTTCAAAGTGGTATAAATACTGTAACAGGTGTACTTCAAAAAATAAATAATGGTATTGAAAGTGGGGCAAATGGAGCGGATGACCTTGTTTCGGGCATAGGACAACTTAGGTCAGGAGTGAAAAGTATAAATGATGCAGCTAATAATATTTCACAAAGTATCGATGATATAAATAAAGGATATGATGCTCTTGGAGCGGGATACAAGGCTATACCTGCATCTATTGGGCAATTGAAACAAATGGTGCTTGCTATGCAAATAAATATTTCTAATATTAATGCAAAGTTGCCTAACGACCCGGATGTTGGACAAATGAAGACTATGCTTAATAATTTATCAGGAGCTTTAGATGAGGTTACAACATCTGTAAATGGGGCCAATGATAATTATGATTTATTAACATCAAATTTATCTAAAGTTAATGCTGGACTTAAGCTAATTGTTGATAATACAAGTGATCAATCAAAATTAGTTGAAGGAATAAATGAACTTGAAAATGGTGAAAAAGCACTTTCAAGTGGACTTAGGCAAGGAAGTGCGGGACAGACGCAGGTTATCCAAAGCATGTCGCAATTGAATGATGGGGCAGAAAAAATCAAGAACGGACAACAGGCACTAAATAATGGAATTAGTGGTCTTGGTAATGGAATTGGTGAATTAAAGAATGCATTAGGAAAGAGCAGCGATGGCCTAACAACTATATCTGATGGAATAAATAAAAGTAATGATTTTTTAACACAGCTAACAACGACCAAAAGTTTTTATATTCCTAAGGAAGTTTTCAAAACAAAAGATATAACTAAAATGCTTGATATGTATATGTCTAAAGATAGAAAAATGATAAGGTTAACTTTGACACTTGCTTCAGAACCTGATTCAGAAAGATCTGTTAGTCTTATAAATAATATTAATAGTTTTGTCAAAAGCCAATTAAAAGGTACAAAAATTCAAAATGTGGATATTGGAATAGCAGGAGATACTGCGGAAACTAATGATTTGAAAAATATAGCGACCCATGATATAAACTTTACACAGATAATTGTGCTAGCGGCTATCTTTTTATTACTTGTTTTAGTAATAAGATCTTTTTGGATACCAATATATATAATTGCTTCATTAATGATAGCATACTTTACCTCATTGGCATCAACTATGTTTATATCTAAAATATTATTTAGTAGTGCTAAGGATGGGTTAGCTTGGAATGTTCCTTTCTTTGCCTTTATAATGATAGTTTCACTTGGCGTTGACTATAGTATATTTCTTATGATGCGTTTCAAGGAGTATCCAGAGCTTTCAAAAAAGGAAGCAATTATTCTATCTGCAAAAAATATTGGAGGAGTGGTGATGTCTGCTGCTATAATACTTGCAGGAACTTTTGCTACTTTATATCCATCAAATATAATTGTATTAATGGAATTGTCTATTTGTGTTGTGATTGGATTGTTTATACTTAGTTTTATATTACTTCCGTCAGTAATACCAGCGCTTATTTCTATAAGTAAGAATAAGCAGAAAATTGAAGAAGAGGACATTAATTGTGCTGTTTAG
- a CDS encoding DUF6985 domain-containing protein: MNIENYEKYPLIKNIQNLLKNITLVGIVIPYSGVYDGRGCGLTFDCTWDNENGIGICLVDEKVIEVGYQDVAI, translated from the coding sequence ATTAATATTGAAAATTATGAAAAATATCCTTTAATTAAAAATATACAAAATTTACTCAAAAATATAACTTTAGTTGGAATAGTTATTCCATATTCAGGAGTTTATGATGGAAGAGGGTGTGGGTTAACTTTTGATTGTACATGGGATAATGAAAATGGTATAGGAATTTGTCTTGTTGATGAAAAAGTAATAGAAGTAGGCTATCAAGATGTTGCAATATAA